The Coffea arabica cultivar ET-39 chromosome 4e, Coffea Arabica ET-39 HiFi, whole genome shotgun sequence genome includes a window with the following:
- the LOC140005836 gene encoding tyrosine-sulfated glycopeptide receptor 1-like isoform X1, producing the protein MSLNHLTGEIPPQIHALQSLSFLSISNNTLTNVTSAIRILTGCKNLSTLILSKNFYNESLPGDDGLVDSEGFQNLQILGLGGCQFSGQVPSWLTKLQKLEVLDLSVNNLTGLVPSWLGNLPDLFYLDLSQNLLSGNFPVELTGLPRLVRQQGTDQVDQSYLELPVFVQPENVSSLQYNQVSNLPPAIYLNGNNLSGNIPIEIGQLKRIHVLDLSHNNFSGSIPNTISYLTNLEKLDLSGNHFSGEIPASLGNLHFLSSFSVANNNLQGPIPAGGQFDTFPNASFEGNSGLCGRFLRPCSNQSPTTNPSATRKSPKRKIIIGLILGICFGIGFTVSVVAFWIFSKRRILPKGDAEKTDLDTLSYNSNSGLSTEFGKDTSIVVLFPDNTKDVKDLTVSELLKATDNFNQANIVGCGGFGLVYKATLTNGTQLAIKKLSGDTGLMEREFKAEVEALSTAQHENLVALQGYCVHGGFRLLIYSYMENGSLDYWLHEKPDGAAQLDWPTRLKIAQGASCGLAYMHQICEPHIVHRDIKSSNILLDENFKAHVADFGLSRLILPYRTHVTTELVGTLGYIPPEYSQSWIATLRGDVYSFGVVILELLTGKRPMEIFKPKVSRELVGWVQQMRNDGKQDEIFDPVLCGKGFEEDMLQVLDVACMCVNQNPFKRPTITEVVDWLHDIGSKRQAPKEGQLYK; encoded by the coding sequence ATGTCACTGAATCACCTGACCGGAGAGATCCCACCCCAGATACATGCACTACAATCTCTGTCTTTTCTCTCAATTTCCAATAACACACTAACCAATGTCACAAGTGCAATCAGAATTTTGACAGGTTGCAAGAATCTCAGTACACTGATTCTGTCAAAGAATTTTTATAATGAATCGTTGCCAGGTGATGACGGTTTAGTCGATTCTGAAGGATTTCAGAATCTCCAGATCCTTGGTTTAGGTGGTTGCCAATTCTCTGGTCAAGTTCCCAGTTGGCTGACTAAGCTGCAAAAGCTTGAGGTCCTCGACTTGTCAGTTAATAACCTCACAGGCTTAGTTCCAAGTTGGCTTGGAAATCTGCCAGACCTTTTTTACTTAGATTTATCTCAGAACCTCCTCTCAGGAAACTTCCCTGTAGAACTTACTGGACTCCCAAGACTAGTGAGGCAGCAGGGTACTGATCAAGTGGATCAGAGTTACTTAGAGTTGCCAGTCTTTGTTCAGCCTGAGAATGTCTCCAGCTTACAGTACAATCAGGTGTCTAACCTCCCCCCTGCTATATACCTGAATGGGAATAACCTCAGTGGCAACATACCCATTGAGATTGGCCAATTGAAGCGCATTCATGTCCTGGATCTCAGTCACAACAATTTTTCAGGCAGCATTCCCAACACGATATCTTATCTTACTAACTTGGAAAAGTTGGACCTTTCTGGAAACCATTTTTCTGGTGAAATTCCAGCTTCACTCGGGAACCTCCATTTTCTGTCTTCTTTCAGCGTTGCAAACAACAATCTTCAAGGCCCAATACCCGCAGGAGGCCAGTTTGATACCTTCCCCAATGCCAGCTTTGAAGGAAATTCAGGGTTGTGTGGCCGATTTCTACGCCCTTGTAGCAATCAATCACCAACTACAAACCCCTCAGCAACAAGAAAAAGCCCAAAGAGGAAAATAATTATTGGACTCATACTTGGAATCTGTTTTGGCATTGGATTCACTGTTTCTGTAGTGGCATTTTGGATATTTTCCAAGAGAAGGATCCTTCCTAAAGGCGATGCTGAAAAAACTGATCTGGATACACTTTCCTACAACTCTAATTCTGGACTGTCCACTGAGTTTGGAAAAGACACCAGCATAGTTGTCTTGTTTCCTGATAACACAAAGGATGTTAAGGATCTCACAGTATCAGAGTTACTGAAAGCCACAGACAACTTCAACCAAGCAAACATTGTTGGCTGTGGGGGTTTTGGTTTGGTTTACAAAGCAACTTTGACAAATGGCACACAGCTGGCTATTAAGAAGCTTTCAGGAGATACAGGGTTGATGGAAAGGGAATTCAAAGCAGAGGTGGAAGCATTATCAACAGCCCAGCACGAGAACCTAGTTGCTTTGCAAGGTTACTGTGTGCACGGTGGGTTTAGATTACTGATATATTCGTATATGGAGAATGGTAGTCTAGACTACTGGTTACATGAGAAGCCCGATGGAGCAGCCCAACTTGATTGGCCAACCCGACTAAAAATTGCCCAGGGTGCAAGTTGTGGCTTGGCATACATGCACCAGATATGTGAGCCACATATTGTGCATCGCGACATAAAATCCAGTAACATCCTGctggatgagaattttaaaGCACATGTGGCAGATTTTGGATTGTCTAGATTGATTCTTCCCTACCGAACACACGTAACCACTGAACTGGTAGGCACCCTAGGTTACATCCCACCAGAGTATAGTCAATCATGGATAGCCACTTTGAGAGGGGATGTTTACAGTTTTGGAGTTGTCATACTTGAATTACTGACGGGCAAGAGGCCTATGGAGATATTCAAGCCTAAAGTGTCAAGAGAATTGGTTGGATGGGTGCAGCAAATGAGAAATGATGGGAAACAAGATGAAATCTTTGATCCAGTACTGTGCGGCAAGGGCTTTGAAGAAGATATGCTGCAAGTGCTTGATGTTGCCTGCATGTGTGTCAACCAAAATCCTTTCAAGCGGCCAACCATTACAGAAGTAGTTGATTGGCTCCATGACATAGGGTCCAAGAGACAGGCACCAAAAGAAGGGCAATTGTATAAATGA
- the LOC140005836 gene encoding cell division control protein 1-like isoform X2, giving the protein MEGKIEYLCLSLEGKKKKKRNSVLLLLLPSSKFQVVSASAVELNKLRSPSGSEQKIVGEMGKERRLTVFLSIIWALTILYGEMFAYWVPSLWTCSWPHHLRHSSSSSVKRLNDSGDYVKIAVLADPQLMDRTSLHLSPKSLALEIAQFYTDLFMRRAFLLSVLRFKPDVLLFFGDYFDGGPILSDNEWQESLSRLKHIFDLNVLQKTKNMKVYFLSGNHDIGYEALYSKTPEVIRRYEEEFGARNYKFTLGKVDFIAIDSQTLDGNSQGNVTSATWNFIANVSQDSSSMTRVLLTHIPLYRPDWTPCGPYRSSPIINQRILRAPENQQILYQNYVTESPDRRDPTPDTCTTISVFSLNFQ; this is encoded by the exons ATGGAAGGCAAAATAGAATATTTGTGCCTTTCTttggaagggaaaaaaaagaagaaaaggaatagtgtgctgcttcttcttcttccaagttccaagttccaagtagtatcAGCATCAGCAGTGGAGTTAAACAAACTACGAAGTCCGAGTGGGAGTGAGCAAAAGATCGTCGGGGAAATGGGAAAGGAGAGGAGGTTGACGGTGTTTTTGAGCATAATTTGGGCTCTGACCATTCTGTATGGTGAGATGTTTGCATATTGGGTGCCCTCTCTTTGGACTTGTTCTTGGCCTCATCATCTTCGCCACTCTTCTTCCTCCTCG GTGAAGAGACTCAATGATTCTGGTGATTATGTCAAAATTGCCGTTCTGGCTGATCCTCAG CTCATGGATAGGACCTCCCTTCATCTTTCCCCAAAGTCACTGGCTCTCGAGATTGCTCAGTTCTACACAGACTTGTTCATGCGCAGGGCATTCCTGTTGTCTGTCTTACGTTTCAAACCTGATGTGCTTCTCTTTTTTGGTGATTACTTTGATGGGGGCCCTATTCTGTCTGACAATGA ATGGCAGGAATCCTTGAGCCGCCTTAAACATATCTTTGATCTGAATGTGCTCCAGAAAACTAAAAATATGAAAGTGTATTTCCTATCCGGAAATCATGACATTGGATATGAGGCTCTTTACTCCAAAACGCCAGAG GTTATCAGGCGTTATGAGGAAGAATTTGGAGCACGAAACTATAAGTTTACACTTGGAAAAGTGGATTTTATTGCTATTGACTCACAGACATTAGATG GGAATTCACAGGGAAATGTAACCTCTGCCACCTGGAATTTTATTGCAAATGTCTCTCAGG ATTCCAGTTCAATGACAAGGGTTCTATTGACTCATATCCCATTGTACCGGCCAGATTGGACTCCATGCGGTCCATATCGTTCTTCACCCATTATCAATCAG AGGATTTTGCGTGCCCCAGAAAATCAACAAATATT GTATCAAAATTATGTCACTGAATCACCTGACCGGAGAGATCCCACCCCAGATACATGCACTACAATCTCTGTCTTTTCTCTCAATTTCCAATAA